In Balaenoptera musculus isolate JJ_BM4_2016_0621 chromosome 19, mBalMus1.pri.v3, whole genome shotgun sequence, one genomic interval encodes:
- the NUDT19 gene encoding nucleoside diphosphate-linked moiety X motif 19, whose product MSGPLRPGPSSWRRAATVVLAAGWTLPVPAAPPRPPPPAEGFRLLLLLRSARQGFLPGAHVFPGGVLDAADRSADWLRLFAPHHRPPRFGLGPAPPRRATFPVLPEARPGAPDGDEAALPDDVAFRICAIREAFEEAGVLLLRPRGPGPAAPEPGRALAPPPALADWRARVRRDPQHFLRLCAHLDCTPDIWALHEWSAWLTPFTQRRGRRFETTFFLCCLCEPPPVFPDLVEVVDCQWSSPSEATESFISKEIWLAPPQFYEIRRLEHFASLSDLHKFCLDRELEGLERWLPITLLTADGIIQLLPGDEMYLEDSNFLENLMSTEKKNEEIMKEGKKFHRVVMYNRHDYNIHVTVQSKYKHVYPKNYVVSKSRL is encoded by the exons ATGAGCGGCCCCCTGCGGCCGGGCCCAAGCAGTTGGCGCCGGGCGGCCACCGTGGTGCTGGCTGCGGGCTGGACGCTCCCGgtccccgccgccccgccgcgGCCCCCGCCGCCCGCCGAGGGCTtccggctgctgctgctgctgcgctCCGCGCGCCAAGGCTTCTTGCCCGGGGCACACGTCTTCCCGGGTGGGGTGCTGGACGCGGCAGACCGCTCGGCCGACTGGCTGCGCCTCTTCGCGCCGCACCACCGGCCGCCCCGCTTTGGCCTGGGCCCGGCGCCGCCCCGACGCGCCACCTTCCCGGTGCTGCCCGAGGCCAGGCCCGGAGCCCCCGACGGGGACGAGGCGGCGCTGCCGGATGACGTTGCCTTCCGCATCTGCGCCATCCGCGAGGCCTTCGAGGAGGCGGGCGTGCTGCTGCTGCGGCCCAGGGGCCCCGGGCCCGCCGCGCCCGAGCCGGGCCGCGCCCTCGCGCCGCCGCCGGCCCTGGCCGATTGGCGCGCCCGCGTCCGCCGAGACCCTCAGCACTTCCTGCGCCTGTGCGCTCACCTAGACTGCACTCCCGACATCTGGGCGCTGCACGAGTGGAGCGCCTGGCTCACGCCTTTCACGCAGCGCCGTGGCCGCCGCTTCGAGACCACCTTCTTTCTGTGCTGCCTGTGCGAGCCGCCCCCGGTCTTCCCCGACTTGGTGGAGGTGGTGGACTGCCAG TGGTCATCTCCGTCAGAGGCAACTGAAAGCTTCATATCAAAGGAAATTTGGCTTGCACCTCCACAGTTCTATGAAATAAGAAGACTAGAACACTTTGCCTCTCTCTCTGACTTGCACAAATTTTGTTTGGATCGTGAATTAGAAGGGTTGGAAAGGTGGCTGCCGATCACATTGTTAACTGCTGATGGAATAATCCAGCTTTTACCAG gaGATGAGATGTACTTAGAAGATTCAAACTTTTTAGAAAATCTTATGTCcactgaaaaaaagaatgaagaaatcaTGAAAGAAGGCAAGAAATTTCACCGAGTAGTGATGTACAATCGCCATGATTATAACATCCACGTGACAGTTCAGTCAAAGTATAAACATGTTTATCCTAAGAACTATGTAGTGAGTAAGAGCCGTCTGTAG